In one window of Hafnia alvei DNA:
- a CDS encoding transcription termination factor NusG produces the protein MNIEQVQHYQWFLAQYITGGRNREYLFDWLSSQHMVPWTPLTVTHIKRSDKMYSYRKRVTPVFPGYFFLKANFDVHSIANIRCHTAFCDFVHVGGTISPVRPMIVEALMKTYPDVALNIAAQPELEAASRLWLTQKQYDYLLALDKTSQPISRISMLYELAFNTANTAFSHFPTPEKL, from the coding sequence ATGAATATTGAACAAGTGCAGCACTATCAGTGGTTTTTAGCGCAATACATCACAGGGGGACGTAATAGGGAGTATTTGTTTGACTGGTTGTCTAGTCAGCACATGGTGCCTTGGACACCGTTAACGGTCACGCATATCAAACGCAGCGATAAGATGTACAGCTATCGCAAGCGAGTGACTCCGGTTTTTCCCGGTTACTTTTTCTTGAAAGCCAACTTTGATGTACACAGCATCGCGAACATTCGTTGCCATACCGCTTTCTGCGACTTTGTTCATGTTGGTGGGACCATCAGTCCTGTTAGACCAATGATTGTTGAAGCATTAATGAAAACCTATCCAGACGTCGCGCTTAATATTGCGGCACAACCTGAGTTAGAAGCCGCTTCACGTCTTTGGTTAACACAAAAGCAATATGATTATTTGCTGGCTTTGGATAAAACGTCACAGCCTATATCACGGATCAGTATGTTGTACGAATTGGCGTTTAACACCGCCAACACCGCTTTCTCTCACTTTCCAACACCAGAGAAACTTTGA
- the pilM gene encoding type IV pilus biogenesis protein PilM, whose amino-acid sequence MPWLFYCLGLFAVVIYGGSFSPLGQAREEQNIHNQLPQQARQTFTYLTALNDWRYSHPLENGTIDARQLGIPLSNHLKNQVVNSRLWVWQPTKPGLFNALLAQSDRTALVGQVRSRRLFDATNTDMQVAVPSTVPDGSLVCLN is encoded by the coding sequence ATGCCTTGGCTATTCTATTGTCTGGGGCTGTTTGCCGTGGTGATTTATGGCGGATCTTTTTCACCTTTAGGGCAGGCACGGGAAGAGCAGAACATTCACAATCAGCTACCCCAGCAGGCCAGACAAACCTTCACCTATCTCACCGCCCTCAATGACTGGCGATACAGCCATCCTTTAGAGAATGGCACCATCGATGCCCGTCAATTGGGCATCCCTCTCTCAAACCATCTGAAAAATCAGGTCGTCAACAGCCGTCTGTGGGTATGGCAACCGACGAAGCCCGGATTGTTTAACGCCTTGTTGGCCCAAAGCGATCGCACGGCATTAGTGGGTCAGGTACGCAGTCGGCGACTGTTTGATGCCACTAACACCGATATGCAGGTCGCAGTCCCTAGCACCGTGCCTGACGGCAGTCTGGTCTGTCTTAATTAA
- a CDS encoding replication initiation protein, whose product MSKYDSELNLHIEKINQSSGEVEHIVSTSTKSIQPLSLLRLSVFTPMQAAEKGKLKDVDARTPIDAINDFRQLEIVEREGYSSAVITGPKLDIETDFRVWIGVVSAFTHYPSRNGVISMSFADLARLCDIDSRQVNKRLKERLARSVSKLSSTSIRFSKKTPEGEAIATTHLIGSSIADPEADLVKLAHDTLLADFYQLDIKRILKLKVLNNLKRNEVAKAIYTFLEGLPNKPGETQIVSAARLMARLDLKSEPKKQMFIIRKALKTLSEIGYLSYEEGFKRVSGKRAFYFSILKRDPDLGEKTRLTAS is encoded by the coding sequence ATGTCTAAATATGACAGTGAGTTAAATCTACATATAGAGAAAATCAATCAGTCTTCTGGTGAAGTTGAACACATAGTTTCAACATCAACTAAAAGCATCCAGCCTTTATCATTGCTAAGACTAAGTGTCTTTACTCCTATGCAGGCAGCTGAAAAAGGTAAATTAAAAGACGTTGACGCCAGAACGCCCATTGATGCCATAAATGATTTCAGACAGCTCGAAATAGTTGAACGCGAAGGATATTCATCTGCGGTGATCACCGGTCCAAAGCTTGATATTGAAACTGATTTTAGAGTCTGGATAGGGGTTGTTTCCGCATTTACTCATTATCCTTCTCGTAACGGTGTTATAAGCATGAGCTTTGCTGACCTAGCTAGGCTATGTGACATCGACTCGAGGCAAGTTAATAAGCGCCTCAAAGAACGCCTAGCGCGTTCAGTATCGAAACTTAGCTCAACATCAATACGATTTTCAAAAAAGACGCCAGAGGGGGAAGCAATCGCAACAACCCACTTGATTGGTTCTTCTATCGCCGACCCCGAAGCAGACCTGGTTAAACTGGCACATGACACATTGCTTGCAGACTTTTATCAACTTGATATTAAAAGGATTCTAAAGCTAAAAGTACTCAATAATCTCAAGCGCAACGAGGTTGCAAAAGCGATATACACATTCTTAGAGGGGTTACCTAATAAACCTGGCGAGACTCAAATCGTGTCTGCAGCACGCTTGATGGCAAGATTGGACCTTAAATCCGAACCAAAGAAACAGATGTTTATTATTCGTAAGGCACTGAAAACATTGAGTGAAATAGGCTATTTATCCTATGAGGAAGGGTTCAAGCGAGTCAGTGGGAAACGAGCATTCTATTTTTCAATTCTCAAACGAGACCCCGATTTGGGTGAAAAAACTCGACTCACGGCATCGTAA
- a CDS encoding site-specific integrase: MNYPSLPGQPYAPDKKLLPVAIDYPAALALRQMAIVQDELPKYLLAPEVSALLHYVPDLHRKMLLATLWNTGARINEALALTRGDFSLVPPYPFVQLATLKQREEKAARTSGRTPTGIASHRLVPLSDTQYVSQLQMMIATLKIPQERRNKRTGRMEKARIWSVTDRTVRTWINEAVDAAAADGVRFSVPVTPHTFRHSYAMHMLYAGIPLKVLQSLMGHKSVSSTEVYTKVFALDVAARHRVQFQMPEADAVAMLKGNG; this comes from the coding sequence ATGAATTACCCTTCTCTTCCCGGACAGCCTTATGCCCCAGACAAAAAGCTGTTACCCGTGGCCATCGATTACCCCGCAGCTCTGGCATTACGGCAGATGGCCATTGTGCAGGACGAACTGCCTAAATACTTGCTGGCACCAGAAGTGAGCGCCCTGCTTCATTATGTGCCCGATTTGCATCGTAAGATGTTGTTGGCCACGCTGTGGAATACCGGCGCGCGTATTAATGAAGCGCTAGCGTTGACGCGGGGCGATTTTTCGCTGGTGCCGCCCTACCCGTTTGTTCAGTTGGCCACGTTAAAGCAGCGAGAAGAAAAAGCGGCTAGAACATCGGGCCGTACCCCCACAGGCATTGCTTCACATCGTTTGGTCCCTCTCTCTGATACACAGTATGTCTCGCAGTTGCAGATGATGATTGCGACATTAAAAATTCCCCAAGAACGACGCAATAAACGCACCGGAAGAATGGAAAAGGCGCGGATATGGAGTGTGACTGACCGAACCGTAAGGACGTGGATCAATGAGGCCGTTGACGCCGCCGCGGCCGATGGGGTGAGGTTCTCTGTGCCTGTAACGCCGCATACGTTCCGGCATTCTTATGCGATGCATATGCTCTACGCCGGCATTCCGCTGAAGGTGCTGCAGAGCCTGATGGGGCATAAGTCGGTCAGTTCGACCGAGGTCTATACCAAGGTGTTTGCGCTCGATGTCGCTGCGAGGCACCGAGTACAGTTTCAGATGCCAGAGGCCGATGCGGTAGCCATGCTGAAAGGGAACGGCTAA
- a CDS encoding TraR/DksA C4-type zinc finger protein, which translates to MSDICDRADEEMEFLNQFQFTRTYSLHRPSATHCCDCHDPIPELRRKTLVGVQRCVDCQSILELISQ; encoded by the coding sequence ATGTCTGATATTTGTGATCGCGCCGACGAAGAGATGGAATTTTTAAATCAGTTTCAATTTACCCGCACTTATTCATTACATCGACCATCAGCCACGCATTGTTGTGACTGTCACGACCCCATCCCTGAGCTGCGTCGAAAAACGCTTGTCGGCGTCCAACGTTGTGTGGATTGCCAGTCCATTCTCGAATTAATCTCACAATAA
- a CDS encoding M20 family metallopeptidase, which yields MNSHDYRNIGIEHRRFLHMHPELGRKEYVTSEYCRKQLEQLGYVITPCFETGFIADLNISPDFPKIAFRADMDALPANEKEGEVVCSQTPNAAHLCGHDLHMAIALTAALMIANNKQKLHTNIRFLFQPSEEMFRGGAKGMIDSGCLEGISQVFGLHNDPQIDTGKIAIRPGIMSSNGDQFKLTIEGKSAHASAPHLGLDALSESVRLLNDFKAIVTDHVDPNKAALISTCVLNAGEAPNILARTATLEGSIRSFDIQVQKTLKDNFLAEIEETRRRGFTVSLDLRGYPAINNHREDTQEVIEIASRVLGKNNVLTDYPPMVGSEDFSYFIEKVSGAFFFLGSGNHAMGINNPLHSNPFIVNEDCILIGAKLFAGIAGIND from the coding sequence ATGAATTCTCACGACTATCGTAATATCGGGATAGAACATCGTCGTTTTCTTCATATGCATCCAGAACTGGGAAGAAAAGAATATGTCACCAGTGAATATTGTAGAAAACAACTTGAACAACTCGGTTATGTGATCACCCCCTGCTTTGAAACGGGGTTTATAGCCGATCTCAATATATCTCCTGATTTTCCAAAGATAGCATTTAGAGCCGATATGGATGCGCTGCCGGCGAATGAAAAGGAAGGGGAAGTTGTGTGTTCTCAAACACCTAACGCAGCTCATTTGTGTGGCCATGACCTACACATGGCTATTGCTCTAACCGCTGCGTTGATGATTGCGAATAATAAACAAAAGCTCCACACCAACATACGTTTTCTTTTTCAACCTTCCGAAGAGATGTTTCGTGGTGGCGCAAAAGGCATGATTGATTCCGGATGTCTTGAGGGTATATCTCAAGTCTTTGGTTTACATAACGATCCGCAAATCGATACAGGGAAAATTGCTATTCGGCCAGGGATCATGTCTTCTAACGGTGACCAATTTAAATTAACCATTGAAGGCAAAAGCGCTCATGCCTCAGCACCACATCTAGGCCTCGATGCGTTATCTGAATCGGTTCGTTTACTCAATGACTTCAAAGCCATTGTCACCGATCACGTTGACCCAAACAAAGCTGCTCTCATATCTACCTGTGTGCTGAATGCTGGGGAAGCACCCAATATTCTCGCTCGTACAGCCACGCTAGAAGGTTCTATACGTTCATTTGATATTCAGGTACAAAAAACACTCAAAGATAACTTTCTTGCTGAGATTGAAGAAACACGCCGACGTGGCTTCACGGTTTCGCTCGATTTGCGTGGATACCCCGCAATTAATAACCACCGGGAAGATACGCAAGAAGTTATTGAAATTGCTAGCCGTGTTTTAGGAAAAAATAACGTTTTAACTGACTACCCACCGATGGTAGGTTCAGAAGATTTCTCATATTTCATAGAAAAAGTTTCTGGCGCATTTTTCTTCTTAGGTAGTGGGAACCATGCAATGGGGATCAATAATCCCTTACACTCGAATCCATTCATCGTTAACGAAGATTGTATCCTTATCGGCGCGAAATTATTTGCCGGTATCGCAGGTATCAACGATTAA
- a CDS encoding abortive infection family protein, whose product MLNKVSQINLAKILAEKFNEGDWQELFAVTSCEDVPEGLYKFYQHVHWDNPELKGVAISAIESTLARDADNLSKIWALDNVQRFINNANTELFNEIKDIVNQNRQRNVSAAPVKNVNENIYQALEDAEVLLQKYGPHRAYDRVHTALHASLRQMCANHGIATNSTNNNVPGLLSLITAHLKALPDDGRNEDVFKMLKSSAAILHGINNLRNNFSMAHPTENLLNEADARFAINLVRSIMTYIDELL is encoded by the coding sequence ATGTTGAATAAAGTTTCACAAATTAATTTGGCTAAAATCCTGGCTGAAAAATTTAACGAAGGTGACTGGCAGGAGCTGTTTGCTGTTACATCTTGTGAAGATGTTCCGGAAGGGCTGTATAAATTCTACCAGCATGTTCACTGGGACAACCCGGAGCTGAAAGGGGTGGCCATCTCTGCCATAGAAAGCACTCTGGCCAGAGACGCTGATAACCTTTCTAAAATCTGGGCGCTGGATAATGTTCAACGCTTTATCAACAATGCCAATACTGAGTTATTCAATGAAATAAAGGACATTGTTAATCAGAATAGGCAAAGAAATGTTTCCGCAGCTCCAGTGAAAAATGTGAACGAAAACATTTACCAGGCTTTAGAAGATGCGGAAGTGTTGCTTCAGAAATATGGACCACACCGGGCTTATGATCGTGTCCATACAGCTCTTCATGCTTCATTAAGACAAATGTGTGCAAACCATGGAATTGCGACCAATAGTACAAATAATAATGTTCCAGGATTGCTTTCCCTGATAACTGCACATCTCAAGGCCCTGCCGGATGATGGAAGAAACGAAGATGTGTTTAAAATGTTGAAGTCATCTGCCGCAATACTACATGGAATCAATAACCTGCGTAACAATTTCAGTATGGCCCATCCTACTGAAAATTTGCTTAATGAGGCCGACGCACGTTTTGCCATAAATCTGGTTCGTTCCATTATGACTTATATTGATGAATTGCTTTAA
- a CDS encoding NADPH-dependent FMN reductase encodes MRIQIVIGSVRLGRVGPQIAKWVNDVVSSRYPCELVDLKDWKLPMDDEPNLPAEGGYISAHTLSWSKKISEADAYIFVFPQYNWGYPAALKNAIDHLYKEWNNKPVAMVSYANRGGGKAALQLRQVLQGLHMNVTETNVEIKLSEVDLSKTTADEVYPVSLSRYEGILNEALSQIAELKSAAQI; translated from the coding sequence ATGCGTATTCAAATAGTGATAGGTAGCGTTCGACTCGGACGTGTTGGCCCACAAATAGCAAAGTGGGTTAATGATGTTGTAAGCAGTAGATATCCTTGTGAACTTGTCGATTTAAAGGACTGGAAACTTCCAATGGACGATGAGCCAAACCTACCTGCAGAGGGAGGCTACATCAGTGCGCATACACTTTCTTGGAGTAAGAAGATTTCAGAAGCTGATGCCTATATATTTGTTTTTCCGCAATATAACTGGGGTTACCCAGCAGCCTTAAAAAATGCAATCGACCACTTATACAAGGAATGGAACAACAAACCAGTGGCGATGGTCAGCTATGCAAATAGAGGGGGAGGGAAAGCAGCACTTCAATTGCGGCAAGTCTTACAGGGACTGCACATGAATGTTACAGAGACGAATGTTGAGATTAAACTTTCCGAAGTGGATTTGTCAAAGACGACTGCGGATGAAGTTTACCCAGTTTCACTGAGTCGCTATGAAGGCATCCTGAACGAAGCCCTAAGTCAGATAGCTGAACTCAAAAGCGCCGCTCAAATTTAG
- a CDS encoding DUF3100 domain-containing protein, producing MLASQDTINRHSFLRIITITLLIVVVSEFIGVSKLTISKTTISFLPMLYAVIIGVVITPDILGKRVKWLGEFISKKEISMTGNIVMIALLPLGVKYGTLVGPNIKEVINAGPALILQEIGNLASVFIAIPVALLLGMKRECIGACSSISREPSLGVIGEKYGIESPEGTGVLGTYLIGSVIGTVYFGIISPLGLHLGLHPLSLAVACGLGSGSMMAAASASLSAAVPDMSGQILAFAATSNMLAAFTGMYALIFLALPLSNFLYRILPHKK from the coding sequence ATGTTAGCAAGTCAAGATACAATAAACAGACACTCATTCTTGAGAATAATTACCATTACATTACTCATTGTTGTGGTATCCGAATTCATCGGAGTATCGAAACTAACTATTTCTAAAACTACTATCAGTTTCTTACCAATGTTATATGCCGTCATCATAGGCGTCGTCATCACTCCAGATATTTTAGGTAAAAGAGTTAAGTGGCTAGGAGAGTTCATTAGCAAAAAAGAAATCAGTATGACCGGTAATATTGTTATGATTGCACTGCTGCCTCTGGGGGTTAAGTACGGAACATTAGTTGGCCCTAATATTAAAGAAGTTATTAATGCTGGCCCGGCTCTCATTTTACAAGAAATTGGTAACCTTGCTTCTGTCTTCATTGCGATTCCTGTCGCCCTTCTATTAGGAATGAAACGAGAGTGCATTGGTGCATGTTCGAGTATTTCTAGAGAGCCTTCTCTTGGTGTAATTGGCGAAAAATATGGTATAGAAAGCCCAGAAGGTACAGGCGTCTTGGGTACCTATTTGATTGGGAGCGTTATTGGTACAGTTTACTTTGGCATAATAAGCCCTTTAGGTTTGCATCTAGGGCTACATCCACTCTCGCTTGCTGTCGCTTGTGGCTTAGGATCAGGAAGTATGATGGCAGCTGCTTCAGCGTCATTGTCAGCTGCCGTTCCTGATATGTCTGGGCAAATATTAGCATTTGCTGCGACCAGTAATATGTTGGCTGCGTTTACAGGAATGTATGCACTGATTTTCTTGGCTTTACCCCTCAGCAATTTTCTCTATCGAATTTTACCTCATAAAAAATAA
- a CDS encoding TcpQ domain-containing protein: MKQHTVTAFGLLLSGCAAQGSHVPDVPANDVVDSMMAVNTQKVSFVQQQLIAALTPVLPAPPRISRTTSSLLTQNAHGLSQPKTNNAPSRTPVTTSARIPTLTYLGKTPTIPALAAAGKAPTLRQALVNIVPSDWTIHYDIGLKPEVRRPLAWSGNDQWPYVLNRVLAQEKLRAEINWPEQKVSIFDAAQTTVNTSKTAVVKSATDKPTGKNPFTGSRAKTSAVALTNGHAVVKPPVIKPLIWQANTGATLKDTLLDWTIREKCAVGGSWKLAWNTSVNYRIDAPLVFTGTFQKAINDIFILYGTASTPLYAATQSAQCVLLVDDKEPR, encoded by the coding sequence ATGAAACAACACACTGTCACCGCCTTTGGGCTGTTGCTCAGTGGCTGCGCAGCTCAGGGAAGCCATGTACCTGATGTACCAGCCAATGATGTTGTCGACTCGATGATGGCGGTCAATACACAGAAAGTCAGCTTCGTACAACAACAACTGATTGCGGCCCTGACGCCTGTTTTGCCTGCACCTCCCCGAATCTCTCGCACAACGTCTTCGCTCCTGACTCAAAACGCCCACGGATTATCACAACCCAAGACGAACAATGCGCCTTCGCGTACTCCAGTAACAACATCAGCACGCATACCGACATTAACGTATCTCGGAAAGACGCCGACTATCCCCGCATTGGCGGCAGCTGGTAAAGCGCCAACGCTCCGGCAAGCCCTCGTTAACATTGTACCGAGCGATTGGACCATCCACTATGATATTGGGCTCAAACCCGAGGTAAGGCGGCCGCTGGCATGGTCCGGCAATGACCAATGGCCTTATGTTCTCAATCGCGTTTTGGCACAAGAAAAACTCCGCGCCGAGATAAACTGGCCTGAACAAAAAGTATCAATTTTTGATGCAGCCCAAACGACCGTGAACACCTCAAAGACAGCTGTAGTTAAATCAGCAACAGACAAACCTACGGGAAAAAATCCCTTCACGGGAAGTCGCGCAAAAACATCAGCCGTCGCATTAACAAATGGCCACGCCGTGGTGAAACCTCCCGTTATCAAGCCCCTTATCTGGCAGGCGAATACCGGTGCCACCCTCAAAGATACCCTGCTGGATTGGACGATACGTGAGAAATGCGCAGTCGGAGGCAGTTGGAAACTCGCATGGAATACCAGCGTCAATTACCGCATTGATGCGCCATTGGTGTTCACAGGAACATTCCAAAAAGCCATCAACGACATTTTTATTCTCTACGGCACCGCTTCGACCCCGCTCTATGCGGCTACGCAGTCAGCGCAATGCGTGCTCTTGGTTGATGATAAGGAGCCACGCTGA
- a CDS encoding DUF2971 domain-containing protein, whose product MHRAAHVYNLSFCLEPDLLSQWRGYGSSQGVCLEFDDEELIASLELTHYQVFKNRVIYTKEDSTLEARNEILAFFRQPEVQAAINADVMHEMIHATKLAHSLPPFFKNDGFKEEQEFRMVILPDRPFKGVNFRVNDSGLVPYLIIKAKDKLPLKNIRIGPRSNRAMMMDGISFLLQSKGYTSTRISFTETPFR is encoded by the coding sequence ATGCACCGGGCTGCTCATGTCTATAACCTTTCTTTCTGTCTCGAACCCGACCTGTTAAGTCAGTGGCGGGGCTATGGCAGCTCTCAGGGCGTGTGTCTGGAATTTGATGATGAAGAACTGATTGCCTCCCTGGAACTCACGCACTACCAGGTGTTTAAAAACCGGGTGATCTATACCAAAGAGGATTCCACGCTTGAAGCCCGGAACGAAATCCTCGCCTTTTTTCGTCAGCCAGAGGTTCAGGCGGCAATAAATGCAGATGTAATGCATGAGATGATTCACGCAACCAAACTAGCACACAGCCTGCCGCCTTTTTTCAAGAATGACGGTTTCAAAGAGGAGCAGGAGTTCCGGATGGTAATTCTCCCGGACAGACCTTTTAAGGGTGTCAATTTTCGTGTCAATGACAGCGGTCTGGTGCCATATCTGATCATTAAAGCTAAAGATAAGCTGCCACTGAAAAACATCAGAATTGGTCCCCGCAGTAACAGAGCAATGATGATGGATGGGATTTCATTCCTGTTACAGAGCAAGGGGTACACCAGTACACGGATTTCGTTTACTGAGACACCGTTCCGGTAA
- the tdcA gene encoding transcriptional regulator TdcA, whose amino-acid sequence MSYLPKTQHLIIFQEVVRCGGIRAAARSLGLTQPSITKTINDLESTLGVELFVRNNVGIEITDAGQLFLTHSRYIIKGLSRSVSELKRIFDNKSVEVSFGFSSLISFTTLPKIVNQFRIKYPDANLVMQEAQLSTLLPALREGRLDFAIGTISPDMPIQDLNIIPLFESEFVYVTSKNTPFSTCEDLKLLKDTRWILPETDMGYYNDLYCWLGVNGFNLDKVIRTDSVVTIYNLVAYSGFITVLSSLMAAPFGANDFSTIPIKDKLPKAKYALVWYKNAYHNPAVTDLINVVLNVAKSTTEDNSHCIN is encoded by the coding sequence ATGAGCTATTTACCGAAGACACAGCATTTAATAATATTCCAAGAAGTCGTTCGTTGTGGCGGTATTAGGGCAGCAGCACGCTCTTTAGGATTAACACAACCATCGATTACTAAAACAATTAATGATTTAGAGTCAACTCTAGGTGTTGAGTTATTTGTTAGGAATAATGTCGGTATAGAGATAACAGATGCGGGTCAACTTTTTCTTACTCACTCCCGTTATATAATTAAAGGACTCAGTCGGTCTGTGAGCGAGTTGAAACGCATATTTGACAACAAGTCTGTTGAAGTTTCATTTGGATTTTCGTCACTTATTAGTTTCACTACATTACCAAAAATAGTAAATCAGTTTAGGATTAAATATCCGGATGCTAATTTAGTTATGCAAGAAGCTCAACTATCTACGCTTTTACCAGCGCTTCGAGAGGGACGATTAGACTTTGCAATAGGAACGATAAGCCCAGATATGCCAATACAAGACTTAAACATCATCCCTTTATTCGAGTCTGAATTTGTGTATGTCACATCAAAAAACACCCCTTTTTCAACTTGTGAGGATCTTAAATTACTAAAAGATACCCGCTGGATATTACCTGAAACCGATATGGGCTATTATAATGATCTTTATTGCTGGCTCGGTGTTAATGGCTTTAATTTAGATAAAGTTATCAGAACAGATTCTGTTGTGACTATTTATAATCTCGTTGCCTACTCTGGTTTTATCACCGTACTATCATCATTAATGGCTGCACCATTCGGTGCAAATGATTTTTCTACCATACCGATCAAAGATAAATTACCTAAAGCAAAATATGCATTAGTTTGGTATAAAAATGCTTACCATAATCCAGCGGTGACTGATTTGATTAATGTTGTTTTGAATGTGGCTAAATCTACCACTGAAGACAATTCACATTGCATTAATTAA
- the repA gene encoding plasmid replication initiator RepA, whose protein sequence is MSAGVNNVSPFENRKEDRRHRGEHSTVCKCPSPLYVRPAHYKPLSKQHGRALRNLMSRDKTTGEWVIRRRVSADPVFTYLRPFCDRKRAFREVRRRLLDALFVLLVNKADLATGIVTINITRLAEELSPHDDEGNVIAEKAVTTSRVSRLIDELAKFNIILSPETEWDFVNGCRFPKHVIITDIGWQLTGVDMDKLRAERDERLRAINDGVLQPGEFLTVRQARKRWYERCRQQTILSRRTRAIEGKQRRQLEELPFDERKRQVAEQIFRSMKGQTQHLTPQQFEKMVWTKLYQLELVNLQPPGSPPPH, encoded by the coding sequence GTGTCGGCGGGCGTGAATAATGTAAGTCCATTCGAAAATCGCAAAGAAGATAGACGCCATCGGGGAGAACATTCCACGGTGTGCAAATGTCCTTCCCCGCTTTATGTGCGGCCTGCGCACTATAAACCTTTGAGCAAACAACACGGTCGCGCTCTGCGTAACCTGATGAGCCGGGATAAAACCACCGGTGAATGGGTTATACGTCGCCGTGTATCAGCTGATCCCGTCTTTACCTATTTACGTCCTTTCTGCGACCGGAAGCGGGCGTTTCGTGAAGTCCGTCGACGTCTTCTAGATGCACTTTTTGTACTTTTGGTCAATAAAGCTGACTTGGCCACCGGTATAGTCACCATCAATATCACGCGCTTGGCCGAAGAACTGAGCCCACATGATGACGAAGGGAATGTGATTGCCGAGAAAGCGGTGACCACCTCCCGCGTCTCTCGTCTTATCGATGAGCTGGCCAAGTTCAACATCATCCTATCGCCGGAAACTGAGTGGGATTTTGTGAACGGTTGTCGTTTTCCCAAGCATGTCATCATTACCGATATTGGCTGGCAGCTGACGGGCGTTGACATGGATAAGCTGCGTGCCGAACGTGACGAGCGTCTGCGGGCTATAAACGATGGGGTGTTACAGCCTGGTGAGTTTCTAACGGTTAGGCAAGCGCGAAAGCGCTGGTATGAACGCTGCCGGCAACAAACTATTCTCAGCCGCCGTACACGTGCGATTGAGGGTAAACAGCGCCGTCAGCTGGAAGAACTGCCGTTTGACGAACGTAAACGCCAAGTCGCAGAACAAATATTCCGCTCGATGAAAGGGCAGACACAGCACCTGACACCACAGCAATTTGAGAAAATGGTCTGGACGAAGCTTTACCAACTGGAATTAGTTAACCTTCAGCCGCCGGGTTCGCCACCACCACATTAA
- a CDS encoding DNA-binding protein has protein sequence MTTLSPDTVRRIEDAAAALIAAGNLNPTNEQVRQHLGGGSLSHISPVMRAFRARQREQAAEQTTPLPAELAQLLTGQLVLLWQAAVKQAEAGALAAREQADDDIARSDQERDEALTKVAALESELAVLREVVAERDRLLQEVRELRAEALPLREQVARLTATGEHLATQLQDTKAELKESREDDRKLQAELLALARHDGKVKK, from the coding sequence ATGACAACACTCTCCCCGGACACCGTCCGCCGCATTGAAGACGCCGCTGCCGCCCTTATCGCTGCCGGCAACCTGAACCCGACCAACGAGCAGGTCCGTCAGCACCTCGGCGGCGGCTCCCTGTCCCACATTTCCCCAGTGATGCGCGCGTTCCGAGCCCGCCAGCGCGAGCAGGCCGCTGAACAAACCACGCCCCTGCCGGCAGAGCTGGCGCAGCTGCTGACCGGCCAGCTGGTGCTGCTGTGGCAGGCGGCGGTGAAACAGGCTGAAGCCGGGGCTCTGGCGGCGCGCGAGCAGGCCGACGACGACATTGCCCGTTCTGACCAGGAGCGGGATGAGGCGCTGACGAAGGTGGCCGCCCTGGAAAGCGAGCTGGCGGTGCTGCGGGAAGTGGTGGCTGAACGTGACCGCCTGCTGCAGGAGGTGCGCGAGCTGCGCGCGGAGGCGCTACCGCTACGCGAGCAGGTGGCCCGCCTGACCGCCACCGGCGAACACCTGGCGACGCAGCTGCAGGACACGAAAGCGGAGCTGAAGGAATCCCGGGAGGACGACCGTAAACTTCAGGCCGAACTGCTGGCCCTGGCCCGCCATGACGGGAAGGTGAAAAAATGA